In Spinacia oleracea cultivar Varoflay chromosome 5, BTI_SOV_V1, whole genome shotgun sequence, a single window of DNA contains:
- the LOC110805921 gene encoding uncharacterized protein: MVSKLKEGEDVKLQASKGAFNFDNDRELVIAVEDINQLLSGAWLNISILEVLIWALYESWDEFDHPTNALGFMCPEMISETMLRHWILLVICLAKSPVYLFDSMQKKRNLMIKNQLNLAFRTYKAQNGKSKGTKLNWIAAQCPQQPGSLECGYYVMRFMYDIFTKHRDSQDLTTDYSRTKPFSFEEINEVKEFWADYFLTNSDVNLAS; encoded by the exons ATGGTTTCTAAATTAAAAGAAGGGGAGGATGTTAAGTTGCAAGCTAGTAAAGGGGCATTCAATTTTGACAACGACCGTGAACTTGTTATCGCCGTTGAAGACATCAatcaacttctctcgggagcatggctcaatatatcGATATTGGAAGTTCTTATATG GGCTTTATATGAGTCGTGGGATGAATTTGATCATCCTACCAATGCTTTGggattcatgtgcccggagatgatctcggAAACCATGTT GAGGCACTGGATTCTTTTAGTTATTTGCTTGGCTAAATCTCCGGTCTACTTATTTGATTCTAtgcagaagaagagaaatttgatgattaagaACCAATTGAACCT GGCTTTTCGGACTTACAAGGCACAAAATGGAAAATCTAAAGGAACTAAATTGAATTGGATTGCGGCACAG tgtcctcaacaaccgggatcactagagtgtggctactacgtcatgcgttttatgtacgataTATTTACAAAGCATCGtgatagtcaagatcttactacg GATTATTCAAGAACAAAGCCTTTTTCATtcgaggagattaatgaggttaAAGAATTTTGGGCTGATTACTTTTTGACCAATTCCGATGTAAATCTAGCTAGCTAG